The nucleotide window GTTCATCAACGCCTGATCGATGATGCGTTCTTCGCGCTCGTTCTTGAGCTTCTGCTCGTTCTCGATCAGCTCGACGATCACGAAATCGGGCGCTGCCTCGGGGGCGGCCACGATCGCGTGCGTATGCAAAGGCTCCTGCGCGGTGCGTTCAAGCACCAAATCGAGGCGCGTGGTCTGAAAGTGATTGGCGATCAGCTCGACCATCGTCGACGCCAGCACGTCGCCGTTGGTGAACACATCGTTCCACGTCATCTGCGACAGCGAGCGGCGCGAGAGCGCCAGCAACGCTTCGGCCGCCGGGTTCGCAAACACCACGCGCAGCGTGTGCTTTTCGAGCACCAACAGCACGGTCGGCAACGCTTCGAGCCCCGGCAGAATACCGGTCGCCGCGAGCTTCACGGCCGACGGATCATCACTCTGCGCGAGCAACGGCTCCGCGCTTGCATCGGCAGACACCATTGCCGTTTGCGTCTCGCCCTTCGGCCGGGCACCGGCACGCACACTTTTCATCAAGGATCGAGGCGATAAATTCATGGTGGATAACCTGGTGACTGGCAGTGCCGGTCACGACACGCAGGGATAAAAAAGGGGGACGGCCGCGGCCATCCCCCTCTGGCTTGCAAGCATGACGGTCGGCCGCTGGCGTTCCGTCATGCCGGCGCATTCCCTGCGCAGCGCTTCGATTACAGCGAGTAGTACATCTCGAACTCGAGCGGATGCGTGGTCATCGCGATACGACGGGCTTCGTCGCTCTTGAGTGCGATGTACGAATCCAGCATGCCGTCCGTGAACACGCCGCCACGGGTCAGGAACTCGCGGTCTTCGTTCAGGTACTCCAGCGCCTGTTCGAGGCTCGAGCACACGGTCGGGATCTTTGCATCCTCTTCCGGCGGCAGGTCGTACAGGTTCTTGTCGGCAGCTTCGCCCGGGTGGATCTTGTTCTGCACGCCATCCAGACCGGCCATCAACATGGCCGAGAAGGCCAGGTACGGGTTGGCCATCGGGTCCGGGAAGCGCGCTTCGATGCGGCGGCCCTTCGGGTTGGCAACGTACGGAATGCGGATCGATGCCGAACGGTTACGGGCCGAGTAGGCCAGCTTCACCGGGGCTTCGAAGTGCGGGACCAGACGCTTGTACGAGTTCGTCGACGGGTTCGTGATCGCGTTCAGGGCACGGGCGTGCTTGATGATGCCGCCGATGTAGTACAGCGCGAATTCCGACAGACCGCCGTAGCCGTTACCGGCGAACAGGTTCTGACCATCCTTCCAGATCGACTGGTGGATGTGCATGCCCGAACCGTTGTCGCCAACGATCGGCTTCGGCATGAACGTGGCCGTCTTGCCGTAGCTGTGGGCAACGTTCTGCACCACATACTTCAGGATCTGCGTCCAGTCGGCACGTTGCACCAGCGTCGAGAAACGGGTACCGATTTCGTTCTGGCCTTGACCGGCGACTTCGTGGTGGTGCACTTCAACCGGCACGCCCAGTTGTTCGAGCAACAGGCACATTTCCGAGCGCATGTCCTGGAACGTGTCGACCGGTGCGACCGGGAAGTAGCCGCCCTTCGTGCCCGGACGGTGGCCGGTGTTGCCGCCTTCGAAGTCCTTCGACGACGACCACGGTGCTTCTTCCGAGCCGATGCGCACGAACGTGCCCGACATGTCGGTGCCCCACTGGACCGAGTCGAAAATGAAGAATTCCGGCTCCGGACCGAAGAAGGCGGTGTCGCCCAGGCCCGTGCTCTTCAGGTACGCTTCGGCGCGCTTGGCGATCGAGCGCGGGTCGCGGTCGTAGCCCTTGCCGTCAGCCGGCTCAACCACGTCGCAAGTCAGCACCAGCGTGCTTTCTTCATAGAACGGGTCGATGTAGGCCGTGTTGGCGTCCGGCACCAGCAGCATGTCCGAGGCTTCGATGCCCTTCCAGCCGGCGATCGACGAACCGTCAAAAGCGTGACCGCTTTCGAACTTGTCGGCGTCGAAGTGCGACACCGGCACCGAGACGTGTTGTTCTTTGCCGCGCGTGTCGGTAAAGCGGAAGTCGACGAACTTGACATCTTCTTCCTTCACCAGGTTCAACACATCTGCCACTGATTTGCTCATGCTATCTCCCGAAAGATTCAATACTGGCGCTGCCGGCGCTAGTCACCAGCGTCGCCGCACCCTCTTAACGAACTCCGTGTTCGGATTCACCAGTGATTAGCACGAAGCGTGCCAGCCACCGATACTGCTATCGCCGCATGGCGGTTTCCGTCCGGGTTTCGCCCTATCTCCCTCTGATTTCTAAGGAAATAATGAATTGAGCGATTGCCGGCGGAAGAATTCCCGTTCCCGGGCGGCGATTCTCCTTCGTGGTGCCGTTTTGGTGCAGATCGCACCAAAATAACCCCATGTTGGTGCATTGGCGAATTATGCACCTTTTAGGTGCCGGTCGCCGATTTGCACCGACCCGAAATTGTGCATCCGAATGCACCGTCTGTACACGTGGGCATCCTCCGATACGCGCGCGATCGGCTATGTATGTGACGTAAAGTGCACGCTAGAATGAGAGTCAACCTTCGACCAACGAGATCACAGCAATATGACAAGCGCGAAAGCCATTCTCGAACAAGCCGCCCAACGCCGCGCCGCCGGCCAACTTGCCTATTCGGGCGCCGTGACCCCGGAAGAAGCGCTGGCGCTGCTGCAAGCCGATCCGGCGGTGCGTCTGATCGACGTGCGCACGCGCGCGGAACTCGACTGGGTGGGCCGCCCGCAGGTGCCCGACGGCCAATACGTCAACGTGGAATGGGTGCGCTACCCCGGCGGCGTGCCGAACGAGCAGTTTCTTGAGCAACTGGCGTCGCAGGCCGCCAGCAAAGACACGCCGCTGCTGTTCCTATGCCGCAGCGCCGCGCGCTCGAAGGCTGCCGCAAAAGTGGCCTATGAAGCCGGTTATGCGCAATCGTTCGACATTCTCGAAGGCTTCGAAGGGGATAAGGACAGCGCAGGCCATCGCAAGCACGTGAGCGGCTGGTGCTTCCGCAGGCTGCCGTGGCTGGGCGCGTGAGATCGCTGCGACAAGCCATCGAAGCATCGAAGCATTGATTCCCCAATTCGGAGCGTTCCCGCTCGAGTGAAGCCATCGGGTTACGTCGCTACGTAACCCGAACAACCGATCGAACAACGCAAGCAAGCCCAACAACGACGCATCGCCGCAAGGAGACATCCCCCATGGACTGGACCCATTTGCTGACTTTCGCCCTCGCGCTGTTCGTGGGTGCGGGAACGCCCGGCCCCGGCATCGCCGCCATCGTGGCGCGCGTGCTCGGACGCGGCATGCAAGGCGCCGTAGCGTTCTCGGCAGGTGTCGCGATCGGCGACGTCGTGTGGCTCACGCTGGCGGTGCTTGGCGTGGCGGCGTTGGCCCATACGTTCTCGGGTGTGTTTCTGGCGATCAAGTACGCGGGTGCAGCCTACCTGCTCTATCTGGCGTGGAAGATGTGGCACGCTCCGGCCGTGGCCCCGGCAGAGCCGATGACGAACGCCCCACGCGAGAAGTCGTGGCGGCTGTTTCTCGGTGGCTTGTCGGTCACGCTGGGCAACCCGAAAGTCGTCGTGTTCTATTTCGCGCTGCTGCCCAACTTGCTCGACCTGCAACGCATCACCGCGCTCGGCTATTTCGAAGTCGTGGGCGTGACGCTTTCGGTGCTCACGATCGTGTTCGGCAGCTACATTCTGCTGGCCGCACGTGCGCGCCGCCTGCTCAGTTCGGCCCGCGCCGTGCGCCGGCTCAACCGGGCCACCGGCACGGTGATGGCTGGTGCAGCGGTCGCCATCGCGACGCGATAACCAGAACGTCTCCCGCATTGTTGCGTCAAGCGGAGGGGTTCATTTGCTCAATTGCGGTTTCTCCCCCATCGCCCGGCCTCTACACTCGTGGCGTGGGTGATGCAGTTAGCGCAGGGCAATGCGCACTTCCCCTTCGTCACTCACATGCGTCGGCCGCCTGCGACAGTCCGCAGGCGTACGACCTTCGGCCCTCGTTGCGTTGTCGCCCCCCTCAGCTGTATCGCGACAACGCGACACGACGCACGCAAGTCGGACGGCATCTCCGGCTTGCGCTGCGTCACCTCTTTACGTCACATCGATATCACCCCGGTATCGGTGTCGTAGGGTCCGTCGACAGGCGCGCGCCCGCGTCTTTCCGGGGCATCGTCAAGCACATCCGGCCAGTCCTCTTCCCCTCTGGCCGGGGCAGGCGCCGACGACGCCTTCGGGCGCATCTCCTGTCGCCGTGCGTCCTGCGCTATTGCGTGGCTCGCATGGGACTTTCTGCCCGCCCCTCGCCCAGGGAGCGGGCTTTTTTCGTAGCGGCACGTGCACTGCGTGCTACCATGCTGCCGTTTCAATTTGCATAGACAGGATCATCCGGTGAGTCAAATCGAATTCGATATCGAGTGGACCGAACGCGCAGCGAAAAAGGCCGAGCGGATCATCAAGAAGGACACGCCCATCGCGCTGCCGCCGATCGAATGCATGCCGGCCGAAGGCGACGTGCTGTTTCTCGGTCAGGGCGACAAGAAGCAGCCGTTCGTCGTGGTGGAGCGCCAGTATCACCACGAAGGCGAAGATGCATGGACGATCGTCCTGATTCTCGACCTGCCGGACTAATGCGCAATTGCGCTGCACGGTGCCGATGAGCACTCCGTAGCGCAGGTCCAAACGCATCGCACGCGGCGCGGCCACTGGGGAAATCCCGGTTGCCGCGCCGCTTTGCTTGGGGCGAGCCATTTTCTATACTCGAATCGCGTCTTTAGTCGCGTGATATCGACCGGGAGATGGACCATGGTCATGCCCCACCTTTCCAATGCGCAACTCGTCGTCATGTTTGCGATTGCGGTGTTCGGAGCGATTGTCGTCGGCGCGATGCCGTGCAAGGGAGCCGTGCGAATGTGTTGGCGTTCGCTGCTGGTCGTGGTGGGGGCAGTGCTTGCCGTGCTGGCATTCGAACTCGTCCCGCTGCTCGCGTGAGAGCTTTTTTGCGGAATTTCATCATTAAGGGTTGACCCCATGCGGAAGAGCCGATAATATCTCGGTCTCGTTGGGGCGTTAGCTCAGTTGGTAGAGCAGCGGACTCTTAATCCGTAGGTCGAGTGTTCGAGTCACTCACGCCCCACCAAACGAATTTTTGAAGAAAGGCTGCTTTGCCGTGCAGCCTTTTTTATTCCCGGTTGCATCGGGGCGTTAGCTCAGTTGGTAGAGCAGCGGACTCTTAATCCGTAGGTCGAGTGTTCGAGTCACTCACGCCCCACCAAGCAATACCGAAAACGGCGCCGAGAAAGGCTGTCACTTGCAGTCTTTTTTGTTCCCGGTAACACCGGGGCGTTAGCTCAGTTGGTAGAGCAGCGGACTCTTAATCCGTAGGTCGAGTGTTCGAGTCACTCACGCCCCACCAGATACCCTTCAAGGGCCGCACACTGTGCGGCCCTTGTCGTTTCTGCGGTGTCGTTTCTGCGGTGTCGTTTCTGCGGTGTCGTTTCTGCGGTGTCGTTTCTGCGGTGCCGTTTCTGCGGTGCCACTTCTCCCGCGCACGCCCTGCATTACATTCCCGCGCCGGCATCTACTCCCCTCGCGTCCCAAGTCTCCCGTCGCAGTGTCTGTCGTCCTATTCCTACAGCCGATTCAGTTTCAGCCGATAGTGCACGCGCGATGCGACAACTAAGCTGTACACATACCGCCGCGCGCTAAATGGCTACGCGTGTAATACGTGAAACGCGGCTGACACTCGCTACAGGAGACACATCATGAAGACGGCGAAGTCGATTCTGGTTCTGGCCACCGCGCTCATCATGGGCGCGTCCATCGTCGGTTGCACACTCGGCGGCGCCGCAGCCGGCGGCGTCATCGGCCACGAAGCTACTGGCGGCAGCACCGCAGGCACCATCGGCGGCGCCGTAGTCGGCGGCGTGATCGGTCACGAGTTGGGTAAGTAACCCGTTAGATTCCGCTTGGCGCGCCTGGAATCAGCGGAGCCACAAAATCCCGCGCTGCGCTCAGGTTTGAAACAGCAAGCTCCCTGAAAGCACGCGGGATCGGCAACCGGGAAGTGTCATGCGTGACACTTCCCCAAAAAACTTCTGCGGCCCGAATCGCCCGCCCCCAAACGTGGGGTCTTGCGCCGATCGTGCCGATTTTCGGCGTGATCGGCGCAAGATCAGGGTCCACTCCGCCGCCCAAAGAGGCGTAGCGCATGGGCAAGATGTCATAGGCGGGTGCCACACGCTCAAACCGGCCGCGCCCATCCAGTAGTACCGAAATATTCTCGAAATGCCGGTCACCGTTCCCAATGAGTTCGCTGAATGCGGCCATGACGTGAATCTTCAACACCTCGCCTTCCGATAGGTACTTCGCCTGTTCGCATCGCGCGGCGAACTCGGACCACGTATCGCGCTTGCCAAAGTACTCATCGTCGATGGCCCCTGCCGACAACATGCCGATTCGACCATAACGCCCCACGCGATCAAAGCGCTGCACCTCAAGAAAAATGTAGGTATCCGAAACCAAAACGTTCGTGTGCGCCGCCGGCACATCCGCTACGCTTAGCGCGTCCAGCGCAAGATGCTCCAGACAGAGCAGGTCAGCCATGCGGCTGCCCCGCTTCGCGAATTTCACGATCACGTGTCCTGAGTCTTCCGTCAGACAAAGAAACTTCGGTTGCTCACCGCCGGCGCTTGACCCAAAGGACGCATCCTTGAGTTGATTCGCCATTGCATCGTATTCACTCACCTTCTCCGCCGACGCTACCGGCGATAGTTGTCGAAACGCCATCTCCTTTTGCAGCGACGTATCCCCGTAGATCAAATTGCCGGGCAGGTTCAGCCCCCGCGTGAAGAGATACGCGATGCGCTGCTCGTCGCTCCAGTCCCGGAGACTCTCAGGAAATTGCATCTCCAGAGCAGCGTTTCGGGCGACTTGGCGCCCCAGGAAACCCGAGGGCGCTGCAAAGGCCATGTGTGGCGGCAGGCCCGCGTAAAGCGTATTCCTCAGGCCGGAAAGCTCGACGGTACCTCCGCCCTCAAGAAATTCCATTTGCGAAGCCGGTTCAATCGCGCCGTCCATCGACACGCGATACACCGTTTGACGCGGATTCAACCCACCGGGCAACTGCCGCAACAGCCCGTATTTGGGCACTCGATCTCCCGAAATACGAAAGCTCGTGAATAGTTCAGGAGCATCTCGAATCGTTCGGGAAAGCGTTGGCTGGCCGATGGACAGTGCGGTAGTAATTTCCTGCGCAGTCCTTGTTTCATGGCGTAGAAAGCGGCGAAGGGCTTCGATTCGGAGTGATGATTCGGACATGAAACACCTCGATTCAGCGCAGAATTGAATAGTTCATGAATAGTTCATGAATAATTCAAGACTAGCACGAACCTGCCCCTGGTCAAGGTTTCATTGGCCAAGGGGAAGGTTCTATCCCACCGATCACGCGCAGCCGTTGGCCGACGTTAACGGCCCGCCCTGCCATGCGGGTTCCCCGCCCACGATGTATAGCGGCCCGTTGGACGCGTACGCATACATCACCATCGCATCGCCCGCCAGTGCCTCCACCGCTGCGCGGGCTGCATCGACGCTATCGAAGCGCTTGGCCTGCGACGTGCATACTGCGTAGTGCCGGCCGCCGCCGGGCAAGTGCCCGTCCTGCCGCCCGACAAAGGCCGCCTGCCGGCCTAGCCACACGAAGTGCCCCTCGCATTTCGCCAGCGCCGGCGGCCGCTTAACCGTCGAATCCTCCGTCTGCGACGGCTCGCCCGCCCGGTGCAAACGCAATTGCCGCCGGATCGCTGCGTCCGACCAACGACCCATCCCGATATCTCGTGCTTTGCTCTTTGCCATCAGTAACTCCCCGGTGTTGGCCTGCGGCACTGCGCTCGCGGGCACTCCGATAATGGTGAACAATAAAGCGGTGAATGGGGTTGGGGAGTGTCCGATATACGATGCCGCGCCCCGGGGTCACGCTTCACGCGCTCCGAAACTCACGGGTCGTTAACCAAAGGATGCATTGCATCGGTCGCCACGCTCGACACCTTGATTGACGCCGCAGCGCTCGCAGCAAGCCCGGCGCGGGCGTTATTCCCTGACAGCTACAACGCGGCCATCGCGCAACAGCACTGCAACGCGCACTACGAGGCCACGCGCCGTTGTCTACACTGAGACATGGCAACCGTCACGTTTGCACCCGCAATTCAACGTCACGTCCCCGTCGATGAACAGCAAGTCGACGGTGCCAACGTGCAATCCGCGCTCGCCACGTGCATGACGCGGGCGCCCGGCTTGCGCGGTTATCTCTTCAACGATCAGGGCCGTTTGCGCGCGCATGTCGCGGTCTTTGTCGACGGTCATCTGATCAAGGACCGCAGTCACCTGAGCGATGCCCTCAACGCGCAGAGCCGCGTGTACGTTGCGCAAGCCCTGTCTGGCGGATGAGCGCACGAATTTATCAACTGAAAAAAGGTAGATGCGGCGACATGCGCGAGTCGGCTTGCGCGGCCAACCCAACGGGTGAGCTAACCGCAGACTGCCGAGGAGGAGGATCGTGGAAAGCGACACCAGACCCGCGCTGCGGGTCGCCACCCGCAAGGGTTTGTTCACCTGGCATCGTGAGGCGTCGGGCTGGCAGTTGGTCTCCAGCACCCCTGAGTTTCCGGGCGAACCCGTGAGCGCAGTACTGCACGATGCGCGTGACGGCACCGACTATGCAGCCCTCAATCTCGGGCACTTCGGCGTGAAGCTCTGGCGCAAAGCGGCCGGCGCTCGCGAATGGACCGAACTGTCCCCGCCCGCCTTCGCGCAAGCCGACGGGACAGGCGCAGGGACCGACGCAACCAGCGCCAACGACAAGGCGAGTGCGACGACGTCAGCGCCCCCGACACCCTCCGACCCGCAAGCCCCCAGCGTTGAACTCCTCTGGACACTGGAAGCCTCAGGTCCCGATGCGCCCGGCGTGCTGTGGGCCGGCACGATCCCGGGCGGACTGTTCCGCTCGCCCGATCGCGGTGAGCACTGGCATCTGATGCAAAGCCTGTGGGACCGGCCGGAGCGGGCCGAATGGATGGGCGGCGGCTACGATCACCCCGGGCTGCACTCCATCTGCATCGATCCTCACGACAGCCGCCACGTTATCGTGGCGATCTCGACGGGCGGCGTCTGGCGCACTCGCGACGACGGTCAAACCTGGTCGCTTGCCGCCACCGGCATGGAGGCGGATTACATGCCGCCGGAGCGTCGTCTCGATCCGAATGCGCAAGACGTGCATCGTATGGTGCAATGCCGCACCGCCCCTAACGCGTTATGGGCCCAGCACCACAACGGCATTTTCCGCAGCCTCGATTTCGGCACGCAATGGCGCCGCATTCATGCCCTGCCGTCGAGCTTCGGCTTTGCCGCGGCGGTCGATCCGCATGACCCCGATACCGCCTGGTTCGTGCCCGCGCAGCGCGACGCGTGCCGAATTCCCGTCGACGCCCGTCTCGTCGTCACCCGCACCCGCGACGGCGGCGAAACCTTCACCACCCTCGCCCACGGCTTGCCTGATACACCGTCCTACGACCTGATCTACCGGCACGGGCTCGATGTCGACGCCAGCGGGCGCACGCTCGCCATGGGTTCGACCACCGGCGCCCTGTGGATCAGCGAAGACGCGGGCGAGCGCTGGCACTGCATGAGCACCCATCTCCCCCCCATTTACGCCGTCAGGTTTGTATAGGATTCATGTCGGCGTTTACCCCGTTCGTTTGTCAGACACCTTCAGAGAGTCGTATTTCAAGTCGTATACGAAGGTAGACGGACTGGCTTCCCTCGAATCCCCCCGTCACGCGTCGCCGGACATGTCACACGTGTCGAACCCGGCGCGTGAGCCAACGTCGCGTCGTACCGTATCCCTTGTATTGACGCGTGCCGCGGCAGCCCGGCGACCACTCCTCGCAACGTCGAAGACGTCACGTCACCCGTGACGCTGCGACATCACATCCCTAAAACGGAGTCATTCCCTATGCGAATCGCCGACCTTAAAATCCGGACCCGGCTGGCCATCGGCTTCGGCACCCTCCTGGTGCTGTTGCTCGCCATGCTCACCATCGCGCTGGTACGTTTCGTGGCGATCGAACGCGCCAACGAGATGCTGCTGACCAGCGCCTGGTCCAAGGCCGATGCGGCCCACACCATCGACGCCATGGTGCGCGGCAACGGACGCCGTCTGCTCGAAGTCTTCACCACGAACGACGCGGCGCTGCGCAAGACGTACAACGAGCGCATCGACGTGAACCTCGCGCGCATCGCCCAAGCCCAGCAGGTGCTGGACAAATACGTCACCTCCGACGACGGCCGCGCGCTGCTGGCCAGCATCCGTCAGCACAACGAGACATTCCAGAAAGCCCGCACCGCGGTGAACACCCAACTCGCCGCCGACCAGCGCGAAGCGGCCCTCGGTGTGGTGGAGCGCGAGGCCCTGCCCGCGCTCGATGCCATGCAGGCCGAGGCGGTAGATCTCGTCAAACTCCAGCAGAAGATCGTCGACGAGACCGGTGCGGCCACCAGCGCCGACATTGTCTTCGCCAAGTGGTTGCTCGCTGCCATTGGGGCGGCCGCCGCCATCGTGGGGATTGGGGCGGCATGGTCGGTCACGCGCAGCGTCACGCGCCCGATCGCGCGCGCCGTGCAGATTGCCGAACGTGTGGCGCAAGGCGACCTGACGAGCCGC belongs to Pandoraea norimbergensis and includes:
- the glnA gene encoding type I glutamate--ammonia ligase: MSKSVADVLNLVKEEDVKFVDFRFTDTRGKEQHVSVPVSHFDADKFESGHAFDGSSIAGWKGIEASDMLLVPDANTAYIDPFYEESTLVLTCDVVEPADGKGYDRDPRSIAKRAEAYLKSTGLGDTAFFGPEPEFFIFDSVQWGTDMSGTFVRIGSEEAPWSSSKDFEGGNTGHRPGTKGGYFPVAPVDTFQDMRSEMCLLLEQLGVPVEVHHHEVAGQGQNEIGTRFSTLVQRADWTQILKYVVQNVAHSYGKTATFMPKPIVGDNGSGMHIHQSIWKDGQNLFAGNGYGGLSEFALYYIGGIIKHARALNAITNPSTNSYKRLVPHFEAPVKLAYSARNRSASIRIPYVANPKGRRIEARFPDPMANPYLAFSAMLMAGLDGVQNKIHPGEAADKNLYDLPPEEDAKIPTVCSSLEQALEYLNEDREFLTRGGVFTDGMLDSYIALKSDEARRIAMTTHPLEFEMYYSL
- a CDS encoding LysE family translocator, with product MDWTHLLTFALALFVGAGTPGPGIAAIVARVLGRGMQGAVAFSAGVAIGDVVWLTLAVLGVAALAHTFSGVFLAIKYAGAAYLLYLAWKMWHAPAVAPAEPMTNAPREKSWRLFLGGLSVTLGNPKVVVFYFALLPNLLDLQRITALGYFEVVGVTLSVLTIVFGSYILLAARARRLLSSARAVRRLNRATGTVMAGAAVAIATR
- a CDS encoding rhodanese-like domain-containing protein encodes the protein MTSAKAILEQAAQRRAAGQLAYSGAVTPEEALALLQADPAVRLIDVRTRAELDWVGRPQVPDGQYVNVEWVRYPGGVPNEQFLEQLASQAASKDTPLLFLCRSAARSKAAAKVAYEAGYAQSFDILEGFEGDKDSAGHRKHVSGWCFRRLPWLGA
- a CDS encoding WD40/YVTN/BNR-like repeat-containing protein, with the protein product MESDTRPALRVATRKGLFTWHREASGWQLVSSTPEFPGEPVSAVLHDARDGTDYAALNLGHFGVKLWRKAAGAREWTELSPPAFAQADGTGAGTDATSANDKASATTSAPPTPSDPQAPSVELLWTLEASGPDAPGVLWAGTIPGGLFRSPDRGEHWHLMQSLWDRPERAEWMGGGYDHPGLHSICIDPHDSRHVIVAISTGGVWRTRDDGQTWSLAATGMEADYMPPERRLDPNAQDVHRMVQCRTAPNALWAQHHNGIFRSLDFGTQWRRIHALPSSFGFAAAVDPHDPDTAWFVPAQRDACRIPVDARLVVTRTRDGGETFTTLAHGLPDTPSYDLIYRHGLDVDASGRTLAMGSTTGALWISEDAGERWHCMSTHLPPIYAVRFV
- a CDS encoding HipA domain-containing protein; its protein translation is MSESSLRIEALRRFLRHETRTAQEITTALSIGQPTLSRTIRDAPELFTSFRISGDRVPKYGLLRQLPGGLNPRQTVYRVSMDGAIEPASQMEFLEGGGTVELSGLRNTLYAGLPPHMAFAAPSGFLGRQVARNAALEMQFPESLRDWSDEQRIAYLFTRGLNLPGNLIYGDTSLQKEMAFRQLSPVASAEKVSEYDAMANQLKDASFGSSAGGEQPKFLCLTEDSGHVIVKFAKRGSRMADLLCLEHLALDALSVADVPAAHTNVLVSDTYIFLEVQRFDRVGRYGRIGMLSAGAIDDEYFGKRDTWSEFAARCEQAKYLSEGEVLKIHVMAAFSELIGNGDRHFENISVLLDGRGRFERVAPAYDILPMRYASLGGGVDPDLAPITPKIGTIGARPHVWGRAIRAAEVFWGSVTHDTSRLPIPRAFRELAVSNLSAARDFVAPLIPGAPSGI
- a CDS encoding MoaD/ThiS family protein, with the protein product MATVTFAPAIQRHVPVDEQQVDGANVQSALATCMTRAPGLRGYLFNDQGRLRAHVAVFVDGHLIKDRSHLSDALNAQSRVYVAQALSGG
- a CDS encoding glycine zipper 2TM domain-containing protein, which encodes MKTAKSILVLATALIMGASIVGCTLGGAAAGGVIGHEATGGSTAGTIGGAVVGGVIGHELGK